One Stenotrophomonas sp. SAU14A_NAIMI4_5 DNA segment encodes these proteins:
- the fliN gene encoding flagellar motor switch protein FliN produces the protein MNDIDALEPTPAQFGNLQADESIGPDLNLDVILDVPVTLSLEVGRARLPIRNLLQLNQGSVVELERGAGESLDVFVNGTLIAHGEVVVINDRFGVRLTDVVSPSERIRRLR, from the coding sequence ATGAACGATATCGACGCCCTCGAACCGACCCCGGCCCAGTTCGGCAACCTGCAGGCCGACGAGTCGATCGGCCCGGACCTGAACCTGGACGTGATCCTCGACGTGCCGGTGACCCTGTCGCTGGAAGTCGGCCGTGCCCGCCTGCCGATCCGCAACCTGCTGCAGCTCAACCAGGGCTCGGTGGTGGAGCTGGAACGCGGCGCCGGCGAATCGCTGGATGTGTTCGTCAACGGCACCCTGATCGCCCATGGCGAAGTGGTGGTCATCAACGATCGCTTCGGCGTGCGCCTGACCGACGTGGTCAGCCCGAGCGAGCGGATCCGGAGACTGCGTTGA
- the fliO gene encoding flagellar biosynthetic protein FliO gives MSLLLATAQAAAKTAPQIGQHAASAPSLFGAVLALLAVLALVVGLGWLLKRMPGSGFRPPEGMKLVASLNVGAKERVVVVEVNGQQLLLGVTAGSINTLHTLSEPLPPPAPARVPDFKNLPNFAQLLQQRLRKDP, from the coding sequence TTGAGCCTGCTGCTCGCCACCGCCCAGGCTGCTGCGAAGACCGCCCCGCAGATCGGCCAGCATGCGGCCAGTGCACCGAGCCTGTTCGGCGCGGTGCTGGCGCTGCTGGCGGTGCTGGCGCTGGTGGTCGGCCTCGGCTGGCTGCTCAAGCGCATGCCGGGCAGCGGCTTCCGCCCGCCGGAGGGCATGAAGCTGGTGGCCAGCCTGAATGTTGGCGCCAAGGAGCGCGTGGTGGTGGTCGAGGTCAATGGCCAGCAGCTGCTGCTGGGCGTGACCGCCGGCAGCATCAACACGCTGCACACCCTCTCCGAACCGCTGCCGCCGCCCGCGCCGGCGCGCGTGCCGGACTTCAAGAACCTGCCGAATTTCGC
- the fliM gene encoding flagellar motor switch protein FliM encodes MNDLLSQDEIDALLHGVDSGAVETEPEAPSGEARSYDFASQDRIIRGRMPTLEMVHERFARLWRIGLFNLIRRSAELSVRGIELIKFNDYMHSLYVPTNLNLIRFKPLRGTGLIVFEPTLVFAIVDNFFGGDGRYPTRIEGREFTATEMRVIQLLLKQTFADLREAWAPVMEVDFEYINSEINPHFANIVTPREYVVVCRLHVELDGGGGDIHVTLPYSMLEPIRELLDAGIQSDRNDRDASWGVMLREQLNIAEVTLSSVLASKRMTLRDLTRLKVGDILPIELNPQVPLCVENIPVFTGEFGVANGMNAVKITATHPPGTRPRVPVIQEDPQ; translated from the coding sequence ATGAATGACCTGCTGTCCCAGGATGAGATCGATGCCCTGCTCCATGGCGTGGACAGTGGTGCGGTCGAAACCGAACCGGAGGCGCCCAGTGGCGAGGCCCGTTCGTACGATTTCGCCAGCCAGGACCGGATCATCCGCGGTCGCATGCCGACCCTGGAAATGGTCCACGAGCGTTTCGCGCGCCTGTGGCGGATCGGCCTGTTCAACCTGATCCGCCGCTCGGCCGAACTCTCGGTGCGCGGCATCGAGCTGATCAAGTTCAACGATTACATGCACTCGCTGTATGTGCCGACCAACCTGAACCTGATCCGCTTCAAGCCGCTGCGTGGCACCGGCCTGATCGTGTTCGAGCCGACCCTGGTGTTCGCCATCGTCGACAACTTCTTCGGCGGTGACGGGCGCTACCCGACCCGCATCGAAGGCCGCGAGTTCACCGCTACCGAAATGCGGGTGATCCAGCTGCTGCTGAAGCAGACCTTCGCCGACCTGCGCGAGGCCTGGGCACCGGTGATGGAAGTGGATTTCGAATACATCAATTCGGAAATCAACCCGCACTTCGCCAACATCGTGACGCCGCGCGAGTACGTGGTGGTGTGCCGCCTGCATGTCGAACTCGACGGCGGTGGCGGCGACATCCACGTCACCCTGCCTTACTCGATGCTCGAGCCGATCCGCGAACTGCTCGACGCCGGCATCCAGAGCGACCGCAATGATCGCGATGCCAGCTGGGGCGTGATGCTGCGCGAGCAGCTCAACATCGCCGAAGTGACCCTGTCCAGCGTGCTGGCCAGCAAGCGCATGACCCTGCGCGACCTGACCCGGCTGAAGGTCGGCGACATCCTGCCGATCGAGCTGAATCCGCAGGTGCCGCTGTGCGTGGAGAACATCCCCGTGTTCACCGGCGAATTCGGCGTCGCCAACGGCATGAACGCCGTGAAGATCACCGCTACCCATCCGCCGGGCACCCGCCCGCGCGTACCCGTCATCCAGGAAGACCCGCAATGA